In Sphingomonas phyllosphaerae, one DNA window encodes the following:
- a CDS encoding GH92 family glycosyl hydrolase gives MVRRRRLRHTTDAHGTGHHRDAAAILRGQSLNRKLTRKRIAVLCAGTMIATPAMTVAQDTFVATIDLVNPLMGTDSSYDLSFGNTYPAIALPWGMNAWTPVTGKMGDGWAYTYSAHKLNGIKQTHQPSPWMNDYAAFALLPMTGALKVKEADRASWFSHKAEVSTAYGYKVYLADYDVTAEVAPTERAASFRFTFPKTDQAHVLLDGYAGGSMVSIDAGKRRITGYVRNNHGGVPANFRNWFVAEFDHDFTVTRTFDGAGTVTNGRRAEGDHVGAVVSFATRAGEQVAVRVASSFISAEQAQRNLDREVGRDDFAATQAKARAAWTRELDRIQIDDPDLDNRRTFYSAFWRMLQFPRQFHEIDARGQQVHYSPYDGQVHSGPLYTDNGFWDTWRAVFPFFALMYPERDGEIMQGLVNTYRESGWLPEWASPGHRSVMIGSNSANLIADAYLNGVRGFDANTLYEAMVKNATTSQGRPRDAKGKVLTAVGREGVELYNQLGYVPYDVGINENAARTLEYATADFSLSRLAAALGKNDDARKYAAQAQNYRKLFDPQSGWMRGRNRDGSWSTPFNPYKWGDAFTEGNSVHYSWSVMQDVAGLIDLMGGRDKFVARLDSVFSTPPIFDDSYYGQVIHEIREMQIVDMGQYAHGNQPIQHMIYLYDWAGAPWKAQFHAREVMRKLYSAAPDGYPGDEDNGQTSAWYVFSALGFYPVTPTVGQYAIGSPLFRSVRVTMPGGKLLTIKAQNNSRDNVYIQSATLNGVSHDRPWLSREVLQAGGTLRFVMGPTPNKAWGARRDAAPFSMNDAKRAQ, from the coding sequence GTGGTTCGCCGACGTCGGCTCCGTCATACTACTGACGCTCATGGAACCGGGCATCACCGGGACGCAGCTGCTATACTGAGAGGACAATCTTTGAACAGGAAGCTGACTCGTAAAAGGATAGCGGTGCTGTGCGCGGGGACGATGATCGCCACACCAGCGATGACCGTAGCGCAGGACACGTTTGTCGCGACGATCGATCTAGTCAATCCGCTGATGGGCACCGATTCCAGCTATGATTTGTCCTTCGGCAACACCTATCCGGCGATTGCGCTACCGTGGGGCATGAACGCCTGGACCCCCGTCACCGGCAAGATGGGCGACGGCTGGGCCTATACCTACAGCGCGCACAAGCTGAACGGCATAAAGCAGACACATCAGCCCAGCCCATGGATGAACGACTACGCCGCCTTCGCGCTGCTGCCGATGACGGGCGCATTGAAGGTCAAGGAAGCCGACCGCGCATCGTGGTTCAGCCACAAGGCGGAGGTCAGCACTGCTTATGGCTACAAGGTCTATCTCGCCGACTATGACGTCACCGCCGAGGTCGCACCCACCGAGCGTGCCGCCAGCTTCCGCTTCACCTTTCCGAAGACCGATCAGGCGCACGTGCTGCTCGACGGCTATGCCGGCGGGTCGATGGTGTCGATCGATGCCGGCAAGCGGCGGATCACCGGCTACGTCCGCAACAATCACGGCGGCGTGCCCGCCAACTTCCGCAACTGGTTCGTTGCCGAGTTCGACCATGACTTCACGGTCACGCGCACCTTCGACGGTGCCGGTACGGTCACGAACGGGCGTCGCGCCGAGGGCGATCACGTCGGCGCGGTGGTGAGCTTCGCGACGCGCGCGGGCGAACAGGTGGCGGTGCGCGTCGCTTCGTCGTTCATCAGCGCCGAGCAGGCGCAGCGCAACCTCGACCGCGAAGTCGGCCGCGACGATTTCGCCGCGACCCAGGCGAAGGCGAGGGCGGCATGGACGCGCGAGCTCGACCGGATCCAGATTGACGATCCCGACCTCGACAATCGCCGCACCTTCTATTCGGCCTTCTGGCGGATGCTCCAGTTCCCGCGCCAGTTTCACGAGATCGACGCGCGCGGGCAGCAGGTTCATTACAGCCCCTATGACGGGCAGGTCCATTCCGGGCCGCTCTATACCGACAACGGCTTCTGGGACACGTGGCGCGCGGTCTTCCCGTTCTTCGCGCTGATGTATCCGGAGCGGGACGGCGAGATCATGCAGGGGCTCGTCAACACCTACAGGGAATCGGGCTGGCTCCCGGAATGGGCGAGCCCCGGACATCGCAGCGTGATGATCGGCTCGAACTCGGCCAACCTGATCGCCGACGCCTATCTGAACGGCGTGCGCGGCTTCGACGCCAACACGCTGTACGAAGCGATGGTCAAGAACGCGACGACATCGCAGGGCCGTCCGCGCGACGCCAAGGGCAAGGTTCTGACTGCCGTCGGGCGTGAGGGCGTCGAGCTGTACAACCAGCTTGGCTACGTCCCCTATGACGTCGGCATCAACGAGAATGCGGCGCGAACACTCGAATATGCCACCGCCGATTTCTCGCTGTCGCGGCTCGCCGCGGCGCTCGGCAAGAACGATGACGCACGCAAATATGCGGCGCAGGCGCAGAATTACCGCAAACTGTTCGACCCGCAGAGCGGATGGATGCGCGGGCGCAACCGCGACGGATCGTGGTCGACCCCGTTCAATCCGTACAAATGGGGCGACGCCTTCACCGAAGGGAATTCGGTCCATTACAGCTGGTCGGTGATGCAGGACGTGGCGGGACTGATCGACCTGATGGGCGGACGCGACAAGTTCGTCGCGCGGCTGGACTCGGTCTTCTCGACCCCACCGATTTTCGACGACAGCTATTACGGGCAAGTCATCCACGAGATCCGCGAGATGCAGATCGTCGACATGGGCCAATATGCGCACGGCAACCAGCCGATCCAGCATATGATCTATCTGTACGACTGGGCCGGAGCGCCGTGGAAGGCGCAGTTCCACGCGCGCGAGGTGATGCGCAAACTCTATTCCGCCGCGCCGGACGGCTATCCGGGCGACGAAGACAATGGCCAGACCTCGGCGTGGTACGTCTTTTCGGCGCTCGGCTTCTACCCGGTGACACCGACGGTCGGGCAATATGCGATCGGCAGCCCGCTGTTCCGCTCCGTCCGCGTGACGATGCCGGGCGGCAAGCTGCTGACGATCAAGGCGCAGAACAACAGCCGCGACAACGTCTACATCCAGTCGGCGACGCTAAATGGCGTGTCGCACGACCGGCCCTGGCTGTCGCGCGAGGTGCTGCAGGCCGGCGGCACGCTCCGCTTCGTCATGGGGCCGACGCCGAACAAGGCGTGGGGCGCGCGGCGCGATGCGGCACCGTTCTCGATGAATGACGCGAAGCGGGCACAATGA
- a CDS encoding cellulase family glycosylhydrolase has protein sequence MTMPIDRRALLGSAALLAGCATVPSTRGDGGTRRDFVRRDGLRLMTGDRRYRFVGANMWYAAYLGADAAYGNRARLIRELDALTAMGVTNLRILASAEEGPLRNAIKPGFRTKTTVNETLLGGLDFALAEMAKRDMRAVLYLTNFWEWSGGMMTYLSYVNGGRYIDANDPAHPWPAYANATAQFYGDDRAVALYHDWVRRLVTRVNAATGTAYADDPTIMAWQLANEPRPAGDMAHAVLPQFYGWVGKTARLIKSIDRHHLVSTGSEGLKGALEQPEIVFAEHAVPEIDYLTAHIWPNNWDWVRQADLAGTYARGETLSQEYIDQHIAFARRLDKPLVIEEFGYPRDGGSNDPAVSTRYKDRFYRLIYAAVERDMARGGPIAGTNFWAWNGEARAQHADFRFQPGDLQYMGDPPHEPQGWYGIFNGDTTARIVARHAATVMRS, from the coding sequence ATGACCATGCCGATCGATCGCCGCGCCCTGCTGGGTTCGGCCGCACTGCTGGCCGGCTGCGCGACGGTACCGTCGACGCGCGGAGACGGCGGCACGCGGCGCGATTTCGTGCGACGCGACGGACTGCGGCTGATGACCGGGGACCGGCGCTATCGCTTCGTCGGCGCGAACATGTGGTATGCGGCCTATCTCGGCGCCGACGCCGCCTACGGCAATCGCGCGCGGCTGATCCGCGAGTTGGACGCGCTGACGGCGATGGGCGTCACCAACCTGCGCATCCTCGCCTCGGCGGAGGAGGGGCCGCTGCGCAATGCGATCAAGCCCGGCTTTCGCACTAAAACGACCGTCAACGAGACGCTGCTCGGCGGGCTGGACTTTGCTCTCGCCGAAATGGCGAAGCGCGACATGCGCGCGGTGCTGTACCTGACTAATTTCTGGGAATGGTCCGGCGGCATGATGACGTATCTGTCCTACGTCAACGGCGGCCGCTACATCGACGCGAACGACCCCGCGCATCCATGGCCGGCTTATGCCAACGCCACCGCGCAGTTCTACGGCGACGACCGCGCAGTCGCGTTGTACCACGATTGGGTGCGCCGGCTGGTGACGCGCGTCAATGCCGCGACCGGCACCGCCTATGCCGACGATCCGACGATCATGGCGTGGCAGCTGGCCAACGAACCGCGACCGGCGGGCGACATGGCGCATGCGGTGCTGCCGCAATTCTACGGCTGGGTGGGGAAGACCGCGCGGCTCATCAAGTCGATCGACCGCCATCACCTCGTCTCGACGGGATCGGAGGGGCTGAAGGGCGCGCTGGAACAGCCCGAGATCGTGTTTGCGGAGCATGCGGTCCCCGAGATTGACTATCTCACCGCGCATATTTGGCCGAACAACTGGGATTGGGTGCGACAAGCCGATCTGGCTGGCACCTACGCTCGCGGTGAGACGCTTAGTCAGGAATACATCGACCAACATATCGCGTTCGCGCGACGTTTGGACAAGCCGCTAGTAATTGAGGAATTCGGCTATCCCCGCGATGGTGGCAGCAACGATCCCGCAGTGTCGACGCGGTACAAGGATCGCTTCTACCGGCTGATCTATGCCGCGGTCGAGCGCGACATGGCGCGCGGCGGCCCGATCGCCGGCACGAATTTTTGGGCGTGGAACGGCGAGGCACGGGCGCAACACGCCGACTTCCGCTTTCAGCCCGGGGACCTCCAGTACATGGGCGATCCCCCGCACGAGCCGCAGGGCTGGTACGGCATCTTCAACGGTGACACGACCGCTCGGATAGTCGCCCGACACGCGGCGACGGTCATGCGGAGTTGA
- a CDS encoding glycosyl hydrolase, with protein MSDMTGTAPTLSRRAALGVTAACALVPQGLAAARAGRRLSNPAASATAQALYAWLWSLYGRRTLTGQQENPGTPRDELDYIERTTGQLPALLGLDYIHPADWSGVRERALAWHLRGGLVTLCWHWGAPDVGTGYDNSKHNFDVERALRSGTAQHRLLIEQMDAVASELSWLRDRGVPVLWRPFHEFSGDWFWWGKHGPNAFRRLWATMYDRYATLHRLDNLIWVLGWAGQNVDARYYPGRSMVDIAGADLYAADHGNLAPMFAAVKRIVGDDVPICLHENGPIPDPATLGPAADWLWFMTWHTRWLTGADQNGVAELRAAYDAERYLTLDEVVARRRGRP; from the coding sequence ATGAGCGATATGACGGGCACCGCACCTACCCTCTCGCGAAGGGCCGCGCTGGGCGTCACCGCGGCATGTGCGCTCGTGCCGCAAGGCTTAGCCGCCGCGCGCGCTGGGCGCCGTCTTTCAAACCCGGCGGCCAGCGCGACCGCGCAGGCGCTCTATGCGTGGCTATGGTCACTCTACGGGCGGCGGACGCTGACCGGGCAGCAGGAGAATCCGGGGACGCCGCGTGACGAGCTCGACTATATCGAGCGGACCACCGGGCAGCTGCCGGCGCTGCTCGGGCTGGACTACATACACCCCGCCGACTGGAGTGGCGTGCGTGAGCGCGCGCTGGCCTGGCACCTGCGTGGCGGGCTCGTCACTTTGTGTTGGCATTGGGGGGCCCCCGATGTCGGCACCGGCTACGATAATTCGAAACACAATTTCGACGTTGAGCGCGCGCTTCGTAGCGGCACGGCGCAACACCGGTTGCTGATCGAGCAGATGGATGCCGTCGCCAGCGAGCTTAGCTGGTTGCGGGATCGCGGTGTTCCCGTCCTGTGGCGCCCATTTCACGAATTCAGCGGCGACTGGTTCTGGTGGGGAAAGCACGGACCGAACGCGTTCCGGCGGCTGTGGGCGACGATGTACGATCGCTATGCCACGCTCCACCGGCTCGACAATCTCATCTGGGTGCTGGGCTGGGCGGGTCAGAACGTCGACGCGCGTTACTATCCCGGGCGATCGATGGTCGATATCGCGGGGGCCGACCTCTACGCCGCCGATCATGGCAATCTTGCGCCGATGTTCGCGGCGGTGAAGCGGATCGTCGGGGACGACGTGCCGATCTGCCTGCACGAAAACGGCCCGATCCCCGATCCGGCCACGCTCGGGCCCGCCGCCGACTGGCTGTGGTTCATGACGTGGCACACGCGCTGGCTGACCGGGGCGGACCAGAACGGCGTCGCGGAACTCCGCGCCGCCTATGACGCCGAACGATATCTGACGCTGGACGAGGTTGTCGCGCGTCGCAGGGGAAGACCATGA
- a CDS encoding ROK family transcriptional regulator has translation MVAGDGRDARLSRSLSGTNLARAGDYNLRTVLQAIRLSPGATRADIARQTGLTPATIGNISGRLVDMGLVHVTGRKIGGRGQPALQLAVDPEGAFGIGINIDRDHLTLVTLDLNGVVRSRVCREVTFALPDDVLRFVAAELDQAIAAGGIDRDRILGVGVALPDELGNIAMPGRPSAYGIWAETSISHLLADLLPWPIHCDNDAAAAALGEAEYGTAFDNPCFFYLLVSAGLGGALVIDRSYHRGASNRSGEIGLIPDPGAGTPGARVQDTVSVTALLDRLAAAGHRIDDVDALDDLPDGADAIVDAWLAASVRALTGPLVTLACLLDPDAVLIGGRLPIRLIERLAGALTDALTTLDLPARATIMPAVIARDAAAVGAAILPFLDRLLPSDSILIQAGR, from the coding sequence ATGGTGGCCGGCGACGGGCGCGATGCGCGCCTGTCGCGGTCGTTGTCGGGCACCAACCTGGCGCGGGCCGGCGACTACAACCTTCGCACCGTGCTCCAGGCGATCCGCCTCTCGCCCGGAGCGACCCGAGCCGATATCGCAAGACAGACGGGTCTGACACCGGCGACCATCGGGAATATAAGCGGACGTTTGGTCGACATGGGCCTCGTGCATGTGACCGGGCGTAAGATCGGTGGCAGAGGCCAGCCCGCACTGCAACTCGCGGTCGATCCGGAGGGTGCGTTCGGGATCGGCATCAACATCGATCGCGACCACCTGACGCTGGTGACGCTCGACCTGAACGGCGTCGTGCGCAGCCGGGTGTGCCGCGAGGTGACGTTCGCGCTACCGGACGACGTGCTGCGCTTCGTCGCCGCCGAACTGGACCAGGCGATCGCCGCCGGGGGCATCGATCGGGACCGCATTCTCGGCGTGGGCGTCGCCCTGCCCGACGAACTCGGCAACATCGCCATGCCCGGCCGCCCGTCCGCATACGGCATCTGGGCGGAAACGAGCATTTCGCATCTGCTCGCCGACCTGCTGCCGTGGCCGATCCACTGCGACAACGATGCCGCCGCCGCCGCGCTGGGCGAGGCCGAATATGGCACCGCCTTCGACAACCCCTGCTTCTTCTACCTGCTCGTCAGCGCGGGGCTGGGCGGCGCGCTGGTGATCGACCGCAGCTATCACCGCGGGGCATCGAACCGCTCGGGCGAGATCGGCCTGATCCCGGACCCTGGGGCGGGCACGCCCGGCGCGCGCGTGCAGGATACCGTGTCGGTCACAGCGCTGCTCGATCGGCTGGCCGCCGCCGGGCACCGCATCGACGACGTCGATGCGCTGGACGACCTGCCCGACGGCGCCGATGCGATCGTCGACGCGTGGCTGGCGGCGTCGGTGCGCGCCCTGACCGGGCCGCTCGTCACGCTCGCCTGCCTGCTCGATCCCGACGCGGTGCTGATCGGCGGGCGGCTGCCGATCCGGTTGATCGAGCGGCTGGCCGGCGCGTTGACCGATGCGCTGACGACGCTGGACCTGCCTGCGCGCGCGACGATCATGCCCGCGGTGATCGCACGCGATGCCGCGGCGGTCGGCGCGGCGATCCTGCCGTTCCTCGACCGGTTGCTGCCGTCCGATTCGATCCTGATCCAGGCGGGGCGCTGA